In one Lolium rigidum isolate FL_2022 chromosome 3, APGP_CSIRO_Lrig_0.1, whole genome shotgun sequence genomic region, the following are encoded:
- the LOC124701729 gene encoding casein kinase II subunit alpha-2-like translates to MSTARVYADVNVHRPREYSDYEALSVQWGEQDDYEVVRKVGRGKYSEVFEGVNVTNDERCVIKILKPVKKKKIKREIKILQNLFGGPNIVKLLNIVRDQQSKTPSLVFEYVNSTDFKVLYPTFTDYDIRFYIYELLKALDYSHSQGIMHRDVKPHNVMIDHELRKLRLIDWGLAEFYFPEKEYNVRVASRYFKGPELLVDFQGYDYSLDMWSLGCMFAGMIFRKEPFFYGHDNHDQLFKIAKVLGTDDLNAYLNKYRIVLDPQLEALIGRHIKKPWSKFVTAENRHLVSEEAIDFLDKLLRFDHQDRLTAEEAMAHAYFQQVRAAENSRGRT, encoded by the exons atgtcGACGGCCCGCGTCTACGCCGACGTCAACGTGCACCGCCCCAGGGAGTACTCCGACTACGAGGCCCTCTCCGTCCAATGGGG TGAGCAGGATGACTACGAGGTCGTGCGGAAAGTAGGCAGAGGTAAATACAGTGAAGTCTTTGAAGGAGTGAATGTAACAAACGATGAGCGCTGTGTCATTAAAATCCTCAAGCCTGTTAAGAAAAAGAAG ATAAAGAGGGAAATAAAGATACTTCAGAATCTTTTTGGCGGTCCAAATATTGTTAAGCTTCTCAATATCGTTCGAGATCAGCAATCAAAGACTCCAAGTTTGGTGTTTGAATATGTAAACAGCACAGATTTCAAAGTTCTCTATCCAACATTTACAGACTATGACATCCGGTTCTATATCTATGAACTTCTTAAG GCACTAGATTACTCCCATTCCCAAGGAATTATGCATCGTGATGTCAAGCCTCACAATGTTATGATTGACCATGAGCTTCGCAAGCTTCGCTTGATTGATTGGGGACTTGCTGAGTTTTACTTTCCTGAGAAGGAGTACAATGTTCGTGTTGCTTCGAG GTATTTTAAAGGGCCGGAGTTGCTTGTTGACTTCCAAGGGTATGATTACTCTTTGGATATGTGGAGTCTTGGCTGTATGTTTGCTGGAATG ATATTCCGCAAGGAACCATTCTTCTATGGCCATGACAACCATGACCAGCTTTTCAAAATAGCCAAG GTGCTAGGTACAGATGACCTTAATGCTTATTTGAACAAATACAGAATTGTGCTTGATCCTCAGCTCGAGGCTCTGATTGGGAG GCATATCAAGAAACCTTGGTCTAAGTTTGTCACTGCTGAGAATCGGCATCTTGTCTCAGAAGAG GCAATTGATtttcttgataaacttcttcgctTTGACCATCAAGATAGGCTCACAGCTGAAGAAGCTATG GCTCATGCCTACTTTCAGCAGGTGAgggcagcagaaaacagcagaggGAGAACGTAG